Proteins from a single region of Esox lucius isolate fEsoLuc1 chromosome 13, fEsoLuc1.pri, whole genome shotgun sequence:
- the ddr2l gene encoding discoidin domain-containing receptor 2 isoform X2, translating to MLFVLLLVFQLETNAQIDPAHCRYPLGMEDGRIKDHDITASSQWYETTGPQYARLNREEGDGAWCPAGLLQPSDTQYLQVDLGQLTFLTVVGTQGRYARNSGNEFARMYRLNYSRDGLLWKSWKNRLGDKIMKANDNSYASVIKDLHPPVISRFIRLIPVTQVPNTVCMRVELYGCPWHDGLISYSSPEGQQMYSSPGYPIVSLNDSTYDGVHERRKLSGGLGQLTDGVIGQDDFLVTRQYHVWQGYDYVGWKNGSLGSGHVEMEFVFDKQRNFTSMKVHCNNMFQSGVKIFSSVSCSFKPRLLANWEAEPAEFHTVLDDRNPSARYVTVPLGRRTAKALRCRFTFADMWMMFSEISFQSVNTVIPTQMTPVVTSAWPNEESSMPTTQKTATNPSVEGQPDNGNTPVLIGCLVTIILLLVVIIFLILRCQYVCKVLEKAPRRILEEVTVRLSSSSDTVILQTPPVPPRVSQMDPPYERIFLLDPQYQDPAALRNKLPELSQSAEASACGGGYAEPDVTQCTPHQCFHNSVPHYAETDIVSLQGVTGSNMYAVPALTVDSLTRKDISVAEFPRHRLFFREKLGEGQFGEVHLCEAEGLPEFLGEGAPLPDRDGRSVLVAVKQLRADATNNARNDFLKEIKIMSRLNDPNIIQLLCVCVSSDPLCMVTEYMENGDLNMFLSQREMESTLTHANNIPSVSLSDLLHMSVQISSGMRYLASLNFVHRDLATRNCLLDRRLTIKIADFGMSRNLYSSDYYRIQGRAVLPIRWMAWESILLGKFTTASDVWAFGVTLWEIFTLCKEQPYSLLSDEQVIENTGEFFRNQGRQIFLFPPPLCPSSLFELMMRCWDRDIADRPTFEGLYQALRPHVAL from the exons ATGCTGTTTGTTctgctgctggtctttcaactCGAGACCAATGCCCAGATAGACCCAG CACACTGTCGCTATCCTCTGGGCATGGAGGATGGCCGGATCAAAGACCATGACATCACCGCTTCCAGCCAATGGTACGAGACTACGGGACCGCAATATGCCAG GTTGAACCGGGAGGAGGGGGATGGGGCCTGGTGCCCGGCGGGGCTCCTCCAGCCCTCTGACACCCAGTACCTGCAGGTGGACCTGGGCCAGCTCACCTTCCTGACAGTGGTGGGCACACAGGGCCGCTACGCACGGAACTCGGGCAACGAATTTGCCCGCATGTACCGCCTGAACTACAGTCGTGATGGCCTGCTCTGGAAGTCCTGGAAGAATCGCCTAGGCGACAAG ATAATGAAGGCCAATGACAACTCCTACGCCTCTGTGATCAAAGACCTCCACCCCCCGGTCATCAGCCGCTTCATTCGCCTGATCCCTGTCACCCAGGTCCCGAACACTGTGTGTATGAGGGTGGAGCTCTATGGCTGTCCCTGGCATG ATGGCCTGATATCATACAGCTCTCCCGAAGGTCAGCAGATGTACAGCTCTCCTGGGTACCCCATAGTCAGCCTCAACGACTCCACATATGACGGTGTCCACGAGCGGAG GAAACTGTCAGGCGGGTTGGGCCAGCTGACGGACGGTGTGATTGGTCAGGATGACTTCCTGGTGACGCGGCAGTACCATGTGTGGCAGGGGTACGACTACGTGGGGTGGAAGAACGGGAGTCTCGGCTCTGGCCACGTGGAGATGGAGTTTGTCTTTGACAAACAAAGGAACTTCACCTCCATGAAG GTGCACTGCAACAACATGTTCCAAAGTGGGGTGAAGATATTTTCCTCCGTGTCGTGCTCTTTCAAGCCCCGCCTCCTGGCCAACTGGGAGGCGGAGCCGGCGGAGTTCCACACGGTGCTGGACGACCGCAACCCTAGCGCTCGCTACGTCACGGTGCCCCTGGGCCGGCGGACCGCCAAGGCCCTGCGCTGCCGCTTCACCTTCGCCGACATGTGGATGATGTTCAGTGAGATCTCTTTCCAGTCAG TAAACACAGTAATTCCTACTCAGATGACCCCAGTGGTGACCTCTGCCTGGCCCAATGAGGAGAGCTCTATGCCCACCACCCAAAAGACTG CAACCAACCCATCAGTGGAAGGCCAACCGGACAACGGGAACACGCctgttctgattggctgtctggtGACGATCATCCTGTTACTGGTGGTGATCATCTTCCTGATCCTGCGGTGCCAGTATGTGTGTAAGGTGCTGGAGAAG GCTCCCCGCCGTATCCTGGAGGAGGTCACTGTGCGCCTGTCGTCCAGCAGTGACACTGTCATTCTGCAGACCCCTCCGGTACCCCCCCGGGTTTCTCAGATGGACCCTCCATATGAGCGCATCTTCCTCCTGGACCCCCAGTATCAGGACCCGGCGGCTCTCCGGAACAAACTGCCCGAACTGTCCCAGAGTGCCGAGGCCTCAG CATGTGGCGGGGGCTACGCGGAGCCCGACGTCACCCAGTGCACCCCCCACCAGTGCTTCCATAACAGCGTGCCCCATTACGCGGAGACGGACATCGTGAGCCTGCAGGGCGTCACGGGCAGCAACATGTACGCCGTGCCCGCACTCACCGTCGACTCGCTCACCCGCAAGGACATCTCCGTGGCCGAGTTCCCCCGCCACCGGCTGTTCTTCAGGGAGAAACTGGGCGAGGGCCAGTTCGGAGAG GTCCACCTGTGTGAGGCGGAGGGTCTGCCCGAGTTTCTGGGGGAGGGCGCGCCGCTTCCCGACCGTGACGGGCGCTCCGTACTCGTGGCGGTGAAGCAGCTGAGGGCGGACGCCACAAACAATGCCAG gaacgaCTTCCTGAAGGAAATCAAGATCATGTCCCGACTCAACGACCCCAACATCATCCAgttgctgtgtgtatgtgtgagctCGGACCCTCTGTGCATGGTCACAGAGTACATGGAGAACGGGGACCTCAACATGTTTCTGTcccagagggagatggagagcacCTTAACCCATGCCAATAACATCCCCTCAGTGAG TCTGTCCGACCTCCTTCACATGTCGGTGCAGATTTCCTCGGGCATGCGCTACCTGGCCTCCCTGAACTTTGTGCATCGGGACTTGGCCACACGCAACTGCCTGCTGGACCGCCGGCTGACCATTAAGATAGCGGACTTCGGCATGAGCCGGAACCTGTACAGCAGTGACTATTACCGCATCCAGGGCCGGGCCGTGCTGCCGATCCGTTGGATGGCCTGGGAGAGCATCCTACTG GGAAAGTTCACCACGGCCAGCGACGTGTGGGCCTTTGGCGTCACCCTGTGGGAGATATTCACCCTGTGCAAGGAGCAGCCCTACAGCCTGCTGTCCGACGAGCAGGTCATCGAAAACACTGGCGAGTTCTTCCGAAACCAGGGCAGGCAG AtcttcctcttccctcctcccctctgcccCTCGTCCCTGTTTGAGTTGATGATGCGCTGCTGGGACCGCGACATCGCCGATCGACCCACCTTCGAAGGGCTGTACCAAGCCTTGCGACCGCATGTGGCCCTGTGA
- the ddr2l gene encoding discoidin domain-containing receptor 2 isoform X1 has product MLFVLLLVFQLETNAQIDPAHCRYPLGMEDGRIKDHDITASSQWYETTGPQYARLNREEGDGAWCPAGLLQPSDTQYLQVDLGQLTFLTVVGTQGRYARNSGNEFARMYRLNYSRDGLLWKSWKNRLGDKIMKANDNSYASVIKDLHPPVISRFIRLIPVTQVPNTVCMRVELYGCPWHDGLISYSSPEGQQMYSSPGYPIVSLNDSTYDGVHERRKLSGGLGQLTDGVIGQDDFLVTRQYHVWQGYDYVGWKNGSLGSGHVEMEFVFDKQRNFTSMKVHCNNMFQSGVKIFSSVSCSFKPRLLANWEAEPAEFHTVLDDRNPSARYVTVPLGRRTAKALRCRFTFADMWMMFSEISFQSVNTVIPTQMTPVVTSAWPNEESSMPTTQKTGNLPSLSCPFFSGTKILLATNPSVEGQPDNGNTPVLIGCLVTIILLLVVIIFLILRCQYVCKVLEKAPRRILEEVTVRLSSSSDTVILQTPPVPPRVSQMDPPYERIFLLDPQYQDPAALRNKLPELSQSAEASACGGGYAEPDVTQCTPHQCFHNSVPHYAETDIVSLQGVTGSNMYAVPALTVDSLTRKDISVAEFPRHRLFFREKLGEGQFGEVHLCEAEGLPEFLGEGAPLPDRDGRSVLVAVKQLRADATNNARNDFLKEIKIMSRLNDPNIIQLLCVCVSSDPLCMVTEYMENGDLNMFLSQREMESTLTHANNIPSVSLSDLLHMSVQISSGMRYLASLNFVHRDLATRNCLLDRRLTIKIADFGMSRNLYSSDYYRIQGRAVLPIRWMAWESILLGKFTTASDVWAFGVTLWEIFTLCKEQPYSLLSDEQVIENTGEFFRNQGRQIFLFPPPLCPSSLFELMMRCWDRDIADRPTFEGLYQALRPHVAL; this is encoded by the exons ATGCTGTTTGTTctgctgctggtctttcaactCGAGACCAATGCCCAGATAGACCCAG CACACTGTCGCTATCCTCTGGGCATGGAGGATGGCCGGATCAAAGACCATGACATCACCGCTTCCAGCCAATGGTACGAGACTACGGGACCGCAATATGCCAG GTTGAACCGGGAGGAGGGGGATGGGGCCTGGTGCCCGGCGGGGCTCCTCCAGCCCTCTGACACCCAGTACCTGCAGGTGGACCTGGGCCAGCTCACCTTCCTGACAGTGGTGGGCACACAGGGCCGCTACGCACGGAACTCGGGCAACGAATTTGCCCGCATGTACCGCCTGAACTACAGTCGTGATGGCCTGCTCTGGAAGTCCTGGAAGAATCGCCTAGGCGACAAG ATAATGAAGGCCAATGACAACTCCTACGCCTCTGTGATCAAAGACCTCCACCCCCCGGTCATCAGCCGCTTCATTCGCCTGATCCCTGTCACCCAGGTCCCGAACACTGTGTGTATGAGGGTGGAGCTCTATGGCTGTCCCTGGCATG ATGGCCTGATATCATACAGCTCTCCCGAAGGTCAGCAGATGTACAGCTCTCCTGGGTACCCCATAGTCAGCCTCAACGACTCCACATATGACGGTGTCCACGAGCGGAG GAAACTGTCAGGCGGGTTGGGCCAGCTGACGGACGGTGTGATTGGTCAGGATGACTTCCTGGTGACGCGGCAGTACCATGTGTGGCAGGGGTACGACTACGTGGGGTGGAAGAACGGGAGTCTCGGCTCTGGCCACGTGGAGATGGAGTTTGTCTTTGACAAACAAAGGAACTTCACCTCCATGAAG GTGCACTGCAACAACATGTTCCAAAGTGGGGTGAAGATATTTTCCTCCGTGTCGTGCTCTTTCAAGCCCCGCCTCCTGGCCAACTGGGAGGCGGAGCCGGCGGAGTTCCACACGGTGCTGGACGACCGCAACCCTAGCGCTCGCTACGTCACGGTGCCCCTGGGCCGGCGGACCGCCAAGGCCCTGCGCTGCCGCTTCACCTTCGCCGACATGTGGATGATGTTCAGTGAGATCTCTTTCCAGTCAG TAAACACAGTAATTCCTACTCAGATGACCCCAGTGGTGACCTCTGCCTGGCCCAATGAGGAGAGCTCTATGCCCACCACCCAAAAGACTGGTAACCTTCCATCGCTCTCCTGTCCCTTTTTCTCCGGGACAAAGATTCTCCTAG CAACCAACCCATCAGTGGAAGGCCAACCGGACAACGGGAACACGCctgttctgattggctgtctggtGACGATCATCCTGTTACTGGTGGTGATCATCTTCCTGATCCTGCGGTGCCAGTATGTGTGTAAGGTGCTGGAGAAG GCTCCCCGCCGTATCCTGGAGGAGGTCACTGTGCGCCTGTCGTCCAGCAGTGACACTGTCATTCTGCAGACCCCTCCGGTACCCCCCCGGGTTTCTCAGATGGACCCTCCATATGAGCGCATCTTCCTCCTGGACCCCCAGTATCAGGACCCGGCGGCTCTCCGGAACAAACTGCCCGAACTGTCCCAGAGTGCCGAGGCCTCAG CATGTGGCGGGGGCTACGCGGAGCCCGACGTCACCCAGTGCACCCCCCACCAGTGCTTCCATAACAGCGTGCCCCATTACGCGGAGACGGACATCGTGAGCCTGCAGGGCGTCACGGGCAGCAACATGTACGCCGTGCCCGCACTCACCGTCGACTCGCTCACCCGCAAGGACATCTCCGTGGCCGAGTTCCCCCGCCACCGGCTGTTCTTCAGGGAGAAACTGGGCGAGGGCCAGTTCGGAGAG GTCCACCTGTGTGAGGCGGAGGGTCTGCCCGAGTTTCTGGGGGAGGGCGCGCCGCTTCCCGACCGTGACGGGCGCTCCGTACTCGTGGCGGTGAAGCAGCTGAGGGCGGACGCCACAAACAATGCCAG gaacgaCTTCCTGAAGGAAATCAAGATCATGTCCCGACTCAACGACCCCAACATCATCCAgttgctgtgtgtatgtgtgagctCGGACCCTCTGTGCATGGTCACAGAGTACATGGAGAACGGGGACCTCAACATGTTTCTGTcccagagggagatggagagcacCTTAACCCATGCCAATAACATCCCCTCAGTGAG TCTGTCCGACCTCCTTCACATGTCGGTGCAGATTTCCTCGGGCATGCGCTACCTGGCCTCCCTGAACTTTGTGCATCGGGACTTGGCCACACGCAACTGCCTGCTGGACCGCCGGCTGACCATTAAGATAGCGGACTTCGGCATGAGCCGGAACCTGTACAGCAGTGACTATTACCGCATCCAGGGCCGGGCCGTGCTGCCGATCCGTTGGATGGCCTGGGAGAGCATCCTACTG GGAAAGTTCACCACGGCCAGCGACGTGTGGGCCTTTGGCGTCACCCTGTGGGAGATATTCACCCTGTGCAAGGAGCAGCCCTACAGCCTGCTGTCCGACGAGCAGGTCATCGAAAACACTGGCGAGTTCTTCCGAAACCAGGGCAGGCAG AtcttcctcttccctcctcccctctgcccCTCGTCCCTGTTTGAGTTGATGATGCGCTGCTGGGACCGCGACATCGCCGATCGACCCACCTTCGAAGGGCTGTACCAAGCCTTGCGACCGCATGTGGCCCTGTGA